Proteins encoded together in one Microbacterium oxydans window:
- a CDS encoding ABC transporter ATP-binding protein, protein MKSIWNTLVDLFKVMPDGAARFYIGYAIVTGALALLDTLALGLIVLSVTPLASGDPIELPVVGELPAAAAPWIFGIVCVLFLLKSGLAILLHWIATRRFAAYELAVGDDLFRSYTRSSWEERARYSTAEVTRIVDGSMASTNTGFILPLSQVPVNLLTFISVLGVLVVAQPLTAAVAFVYLAGFSLFMLFVITRRAREAGMVLRRYVFRVATLITEMVEALKEVTLRNKLDEIGGVVTDYRRNATRARANASFLSIVPKYAFEAALIGGFLVVGGTAFLAGGANNAVVAVAMFAATGFRMIPAITTLQTSFTTASINEVHARDVIRELTRDVDGERSAKASSIDPETLKTAPKVLELRDVSFSYPGTGKNVLEHLNLSIPFGSTLAVVGPSGAGKSTLIDVLLGLSQPSSGELDIDGQPLSRVLNQWRAHVGYVPQRVALFDASVAQNVALTWGSDFDEEKVIRSLEQAQLSELITRGKGIRELIGERGFSLSGGQQQRLGIARALYAEPLVMVMDEATSSLDTATERRIVEAMRELQGEVTFISVAHRLATIRDYDSICYLSDGAIRGLGTFDEVVEQVPDFAHQASLAGLLERDDR, encoded by the coding sequence CGCTGGCGCTGGGACTCATCGTGCTGTCGGTGACGCCGCTGGCCAGTGGCGACCCCATCGAGCTGCCGGTGGTCGGGGAGCTGCCCGCCGCAGCGGCACCCTGGATCTTCGGCATCGTTTGCGTGCTGTTCCTCCTGAAGAGCGGCCTGGCGATCCTTCTGCACTGGATCGCGACTCGGCGATTCGCGGCATATGAACTGGCGGTGGGGGATGACCTCTTCCGTTCGTACACCCGGTCGTCGTGGGAGGAGCGCGCCCGCTACAGCACGGCCGAAGTCACGAGGATCGTCGACGGGTCGATGGCGAGCACGAACACGGGATTCATCCTTCCGCTCTCCCAGGTTCCGGTGAACCTGCTGACCTTCATCTCCGTCCTCGGTGTGCTCGTCGTCGCTCAGCCGCTCACGGCGGCCGTCGCATTCGTCTATCTCGCCGGATTCTCGTTGTTCATGCTGTTCGTCATCACTCGGCGCGCGCGAGAAGCGGGCATGGTGCTTCGCCGTTACGTCTTCCGCGTCGCGACCTTGATCACAGAGATGGTCGAAGCGCTGAAGGAAGTCACGCTCCGCAACAAGCTGGACGAGATCGGCGGTGTCGTGACGGACTACCGCCGAAACGCGACGAGGGCGCGCGCCAATGCGTCCTTCCTCTCGATCGTGCCCAAGTACGCGTTCGAAGCAGCGCTGATCGGCGGATTCCTCGTCGTCGGCGGTACCGCTTTCCTCGCCGGCGGAGCGAACAACGCGGTCGTGGCGGTCGCGATGTTCGCCGCGACCGGATTCCGGATGATCCCCGCGATCACCACGCTTCAGACATCGTTCACAACCGCGTCGATCAACGAGGTTCACGCGCGCGATGTGATCCGAGAGCTCACCCGCGATGTCGACGGAGAGCGGTCGGCCAAGGCGTCTTCCATCGACCCGGAGACCTTGAAGACCGCGCCGAAGGTCCTCGAGCTTCGTGACGTTTCGTTCAGCTACCCGGGCACCGGTAAGAATGTGCTGGAGCATCTGAACCTGTCGATCCCGTTCGGCTCCACCCTCGCAGTCGTCGGCCCGTCGGGTGCGGGAAAGTCGACCCTCATCGATGTGCTCCTCGGCCTCAGCCAGCCATCCTCCGGGGAACTCGACATCGATGGACAGCCCCTGTCGCGTGTATTGAACCAGTGGCGGGCGCATGTGGGATACGTCCCGCAGCGCGTGGCACTCTTCGACGCGTCCGTCGCGCAGAACGTCGCGCTCACGTGGGGCAGCGACTTCGACGAGGAGAAGGTGATCCGCTCGCTCGAGCAGGCACAGCTTTCGGAGCTGATCACCCGCGGCAAGGGCATCCGCGAGCTGATCGGCGAGCGCGGGTTCTCGCTCTCGGGTGGGCAGCAGCAACGTCTCGGAATCGCTCGTGCCCTCTATGCGGAGCCGCTGGTGATGGTGATGGACGAGGCGACGAGTTCTCTCGATACCGCGACAGAGCGGCGAATCGTCGAGGCGATGCGTGAGCTCCAGGGTGAGGTCACGTTCATCAGCGTCGCCCACAGGCTCGCCACGATCCGGGACTACGACAGCATCTGCTACCTCAGCGACGGTGCCATCCGAGGTCTGGGAACTTTCGACGAAGTGGTGGAGCAGGTTCCCGATTTCGCGCATCAGGCTTCGCTGGCCGGGCTTCTCGAGCGAGACGATCGATGA